The region tcAATAGTAATTTCATCAAGATATTTTcctttcattaatattttactaGTAGTATTagtacataattttttaatttctttaaGCATTTGTTCTGCAGCTTCtgattttttctttatcttttcttcttttattCTAAGTTTTTCTCCTTTCTTTGCTAATTCTTCtctcttttctttttctaatttttcttCTAATAATCTCTTTTCcattcttatttttaattgagCTTGTTCTTgttctttttgttttcttaACATTTCCTTtcgttttttattatgttctTCGCTTAGAAGCTGTAACTTGTGATGTTCTTCAtctattttatcatatattttttttaatattttttcatcatctaTTGGTTTGTCTTcaataatttcattttctacaATATCCTCAATATCTGCAGTAGCATAATTTcctatatgtttatttcctttatctaataaattaaattcatGTTCATAGTTTAATAGTTTTGTATGTGTATTTTCTACTTCATTTTCTATACTTATAGATTCATTAATCATTCGTAACccattatataattcattgtacatatttataagtgaatcttttattaatttactacgatttatattttctttatcaccaaaatatatagctCTTTTTGTTAAGTCGATTCTCATTTCTAACTCTTTTTGATATACTAAATCGACTAACATTGTTTCAGCATCATTCCatgatataaaatgttcagagcatatattttcaataaaataatcaatagatatatagttatatacttttgataattgtaatattaatttatgaaaaattacttcttttattttattaatatatatattatgttcaGTTTTTTCTAACTCTTTTAATAATACTTCGCATTCTACACACAAACTTAAAGgtgtaaatttattttctactaaagaatataatttttgtgcATTCTCATCTGCATAGTTTAATATGTTTCGTACTTTTAATCCATTTTTCAATGATTCCTTTACTGGAACACTTGTATGTCCTAATAATTGggacatttttttatgtgcTTCGAAAATCTTTGCATAATCTTCATTCTTTTTGTTTCCAATACGAGGTATTGATAGAACAGCAAGCACGGCTTTTgtgcatataaattttttcctttcttcagaaatatttattccataatttaatatatggaAACAATATTTTAGCCATGCCAAACCATGAAATAATTCACTTtcataaacaaataatatatcagCCATTTTTTCgtaaaaaattgaaatccatttttttaaattttcctTCTGTTTATTTTGGCTAGCAATTGCTGAAGTCGCAGCAGCACTACCACTGGTAGTTGCTTCGTTTGCATCTTTTTCGTCATCTTTAtcagaatttttttttttggaatcATTTTGATCAGCATTGTTCATATCTGATTCCATAGCTCCCGAttttaatgttttataaaaatattcatgcATATTAAGATTATAAATATCTTCTGCTATATTTGATGCTTCTTTCCACATTTCAAGTTCACAAGCAGTTTCAAGttgcattatttttgtttctaAATGGtattcaatttttaaaagagaTTGATATTCAGGCTTATGCTTTCCTCTTAAAATTAAGTTATAGTGATTTCTTAAAAGATCACtcaattttttgaattctgttaatcttttattttctttgcaaaataataaagctTTTTTAGCAGTATCATGATATGCCTTTTCTAATTTAGGGGTAGCTCTTAATATTTCTAAAATCATCTTATATGTTTccatacatattttatatgcattttgtaattttcGTTCATATTTTCCAGTTATTTCCATATCTAAAGaattcattaaaattttttctgTAAAATCTACATTACTTTCTTCTTGTTCTATCTTatctttattaatattcatattcTCTTTAGCTAATCGAACCTTCTCTTCTGCTTTATCTCGAAAATCAGTAATGACTTTCCCAAGAGATGCTATATTACCATGTTGACATATAATTCTATATTGGTGCAAACCATCTTTTACTAAacttaatttttctaaatataaacaaaattcgATATATCGTAACATAATTTGTTCTTGCAAAACATGCCATCCTTGTAACCTAAAAGTTCTATGCCCAATAGCAGCATGTAGAATTTGAAGAGCGTCTTCATTTTGCCCAATAAACTGCAATTCCTCTGCTCTCTTAAGAGCATTTTCTGGCTTTTGAAACGTTTGCATAATTTACCcttttttctatttaattaaatttgcaaaaaatatttgaatttctagtatacaaatatatatgcatgtatatctctatatgcatatatattttatgttttttaaaatttacacTTCATACGCATGAATGCTGAGGAGTTTCATATGCATCAGCTCAGCAATCgcatgtacatatatatatgcgaTTTTCTTTCTATTTGTAAAACGATGTAAtcgttataaaaaattaaaataaataaaattcttATGACCCAACAAGGatactatatattataataaatcataCATATGCCATACAATATACACGCATTATTGtatatgcaaataaaaatttatattaattttttttatcatataaatatttctatttttacAGTTAAACCAcactaatatatattcatgcAAAGAAATGGTATGTATTTCTTATACTTTAAAAATTGCATTTCatgatttaataatatacagCATTGACAATGCCTTTTGCTTGTACATTTCTACATAGTTAAgtaatgtaaatattagTATGTAAATTTATGTACACGCTTATGTACTTATTGAAAAATAGaacacaaataatatacctATAATATACAAGCAATAATTGTTTCTATTAggattgttttttttttactaataCTTAGCAATTTGtgcattttcttcttcttgTAACATACAcagatatatattatacttaAGCATGGAAAATtgcttattatttttttttattattcgttaatttatttttttttaaatttctttataagttacatataaaagttaaataatgtatatatataaatgtatttcatatatccataatttacatattatatatatcttataaatatatttttatatgaattatatatttatattatattgttaaaaaaaattatcattaatattaatataacccagaaacattttataaatctAAAATATTCCACAATTCAttctacatatatatttattatacacgtaatacaattttctgtttttttttcctataacaatatataaattatatattaaattatttattaagcTATGTGCatgtaattatatacatgttttattttacaatatttactatataatatgcatattgctatatatattagtatGCTTGCggcaaaatatatgtatatttgaagtatatatattttaagtaTGTAGTGACCCCAgagcatatataatttttttcagcATTATGAATCTATACCAATccagtaaaaaatatgcatatattttaattatatatatatagccaaatataaaaagcaATTTATTGTTGCATATATACCATCATCGTATTGTAGCATTTAAGCACTAACCggaacaaataaatattattattctcaTAAGTGTACTActagtatatattattatatatatataatattatatttccttacattttttttaccaaaaaatataaggaGTTACGCATATTATTCCAATTTTCCGCattgcatttttttgaaatatatatataaaaaaatacaattatgtaaaattttattttcttataactgcctaaacaatttttgaaatgaaaaaagctattttgtatattttttattatcaggATTCCCATAACAGTGTCCTTTTATTTAAGCAAAATATCtctatattaattaatacgATTTTTTAACcttataaacatatatagtaatatatatgttaaattatgtattttttataatattacacAGTGGGTTAAAAGTAATAACTAGTTTTAGTGAAAATTCATTTCTTtgcaaattattatttcccttttttattttgttggACATTGTTAAGAATATGCAATGTATAATGGTGACCTGGTTTTGGCAAGGGTTGTTAAATTtcgataaaaaaatattctatatcatttttttagtaacATGAAGTACagtacataatatatatttattaaactttttaatgGTTAATCtacacaaaaaatgtataaaaataatttatagaTATAATTTCCTAtgttcatatatttctttaacatatttttaacacTATTAttggaaaataattatattaaaaggaaaaaaggGTTATTGTGgtaaaaaagaaacacaaaatggaaaatattaatatatttaactgATAATAATTCGGTATGTATATGAGGTGTAGTAAAGTGACTACTTTTAATGCATATTTTCCTCCTTTATTTAATGATacaatcataaaaaataatatattggCCCATATAATATGTGTTTTTTTGATGGAAacgtatataaataaagagaCCTATATTAAAACCATAGTTTGCAGCAAATGCTTAAATaagtaataatttaaaatatcaataaacaaataaatctTAATAACGTATACACAAATGTTgtgcaaatatattttagtcATTCttgttatattaaaattgtttggGTATgtgtattaataaattgcgaataaaataacattaactatattactattatattacatatatgcCACTATCATTACGCTTTTAATATTCTTACGTTATGCATATCTCAATGATTATCATAAGTTATACACTTAAAAATCAAAGTCCACCTTTAATGTGATTATTTGTgtgtattttaaatattttatttagaataaaatatatgcttatAAGCAACCAAATCTtaataatgcatatatcaatttcatttttataccCTTAAGTGTTTGTAACAGCTGTagtgaattttttaaaaaatttaaaaggtaataatataattacaaaaaaaaattgtgtaaaattttttatttatttgttttgttctgattttaaaacttaattgttatttttcaaaaattattgtGTGTTATTAtgtgtattattttatttgtattcattttccattttttttaataagtttggattaaaaatttacaattaAAAAGGAGACATGATTTAAAGTTAAAtgacattaaaaaatattttataaaccccaataaatacatatataattataatgcattgttttgaatatatttgaCAAAATTGAGCATTTCCACCAGTTTCAAACACTAATCCATTGATACTATAAGGCATGCacatttatatgcataaatacGAAACAGACATCAATATCCAAAAACTGAGAGTATATATGcagatatttatttgtgtaAGATTAAATGTTAATAGTTGTGTTTTTTCACATtcttataaattaatattacatTAATTGAAAACATATTTGAGGGTCATGTTCCtccttttttctttaattaatataaatgttttaaaaaaaaatatgcagaTATATGAGTGTTTACACAATTTTTAAACACTCAAAAACATGATAAACagacataaaaaattataaaacgTATAATTGTAAACTTATATGTATACGAAAGACATATGGGAATATGCTAATATTGATGagatatacatttttaaataaaaaaagataaaaaaaaacagaaaaTGGGGAAGCCAAATGAACTAAGATATATAATGGgcttattaaataaaagggtatggaataatataaataacaaaCAAGTAAGATTTTTCTCTAGTGACAATAATTCAACAGCTAACAATTCTATAAACGTAAATAGATATGTTAATGGTAAATCTGATCAAGCCCAAacaaatgaattaaaaaggtTTTCAATATTTCGATATGACTCACAAAACAACAAGAGACCTAGAATGCAAACATTTGAAGTAGATATAGATAATTGCGGCCCAATGGTGTTAGAcgtattaataaaaattaaagacgAAATTGATTCAACATTATCCTTTAGAAGGAGTTGCAGAGAAGGTATATGTGGAAGTTGTGCAATGAACATAAATGGGAAAAATGGATTGGCTTGTTTAACAgaagttaataaaaataaaaatgaaataacaGAGATACACCCACTaccaaatttatatataatgaaagaTTTAGTGGCAGAtttaacaaatttttataatcaaTATAAATCAATTGATCCATggttaaaaagaaaaacaaaaaaagaaaaaggtCAAAAAGAATTTTATCAATCTATTGAAGATCGAAAAAAATTGGATGGACTATATGAATGCATCATGTGTGCATCTTGCTCAACATCATGTCCATCTTATTGGTGGAACCCTGAATATTATCTTGGACCAGCTACATTAATGCAAGCATATCGTTGGATAGTTGATTCAAGAGATGAATATACACAAGAACGTTTAATGGATATAAATGATACCATGAAATTATATAGATGTCATGGAATAATGAATTGCTCAGTATGCTGTCCTAAAGGTTTAGATCCAGCAAAAGCTATAAAACATATGAAGGAGCTAGTACAAGAAAATTTTTCtaaagataatataaaagttCATGCCAATTACATCAAAGACAAAATGGAAAACGCAGAAAAATCAATTgacaaagaaaaataagagGAAAATCATTcaagtatatttattatatactaaaaaatattaatttgtaaTTAATATCGCtgttaaattattatcgcGATTTatgttgtattttttaattgtttatttCCACACAAAATTGtttctattatatatgaataatcataaaatggtttacatatatatacatatgtgtGCGTATTCATGCGCTCATCTTAGCAGCTTCTTTGAAGTTTGCTAGCATAGTTtgttatatgtttttattattttttctttacaaTTTGTTCTTACAACTgttaaatacaaaatgttTACCTATTAATTTTGCCTATATCTTTTTTGGttatttagaaaatatgACTTTTCATGTGCATAATAGGtttacatttataataatatgtttactatttttttttaacatttttttatgtcatttactttaaaaaaaacaaaaagataaaattgAGCTTGCAAACATTAAGCAAGCaaaatagttatatttctttacaatatattttttaaaatgtttattttaagTAGGCAAACAAATCAATAAGCaagtaaataaaacaaatacatATACACGCACATGCATTAATTAGTTCATTCGACTGTCTGT is a window of Plasmodium vinckei vinckei genome assembly, chromosome: PVVCY_14 DNA encoding:
- a CDS encoding eukaryotic translation initiation factor 3 subunit A, putative encodes the protein MLRYIEFCLYLEKLSLVKDGLHQYRIICQHGNIASLGKVITDFRDKAEEKVRLAKENMNINKDKIEQEESNVDFTEKILMNSLDMEITGKYERKLQNAYKICMETYKMILEILRATPKLEKAYHDTAKKALLFCKENKRLTEFKKLSDLLRNHYNLILRGKHKPEYQSLLKIEYHLETKIMQLETACELEMWKEASNIAEDIYNLNMHEYFYKTLKSGAMESDMNNADQNDSKKKNSDKDDEKDANEATTSGSAAATSAIASQNKQKENLKKWISIFYEKMADILFVYESELFHGLAWLKYCFHILNYGINISEERKKFICTKAVLAVLSIPRIGNKKNEDYAKIFEAHKKMSQLLGHTSVPVKESLKNGLKVRNILNYADENAQKLYSLVENKFTPLSLCVECEVLLKELEKTEHNIYINKIKEVIFHKLILQLSKVYNYISIDYFIENICSEHFISWNDAETMLVDLVYQKELEMRIDLTKRAIYFGDKENINRSKLIKDSLINMYNELYNGLRMINESISIENEVENTHTKLLNYEHEFNLLDKGNKHIGNYATADIEDIVENEIIEDKPIDDEKILKKIYDKIDEEHHKLQLLSEEHNKKRKEMLRKQKEQEQAQLKIRMEKRLLEEKLEKEKREELAKKGEKLRIKEEKIKKKSEAAEQMLKEIKKLCTNTTSKILMKGKYLDEITIEDILNGYVDFEDIEEVQGKIRLNERNEIIKIRKAEAKKVDHYFRALRQVELSHMNKWIALIFQEDTEILLQEQKAAEEEKKADFEAALKEKEEYMKFSNDIEEFTKTEMQQRVVEFEKDLKEQKERLHRLLKEEKIQRARDRREQHIRKLKAEEERKRREEEEERLRKEEIERKKKEEAHKKKLDEISRIQRERDLEIEQQLLKQNEESRSGEKSLRKSSADDEFTWRRHETGASQYDDDNHKRHHENNDDHYRDSSERRDRKGWSGRDRDRERERDRERDRDRGRDRDRERDRDRERDRDRERDRDRGRDRDRERGRDRDRDRDRERDRERDRERGRDRDRDRDRERDRERDRERGRDRDRDRERDRGRERDRERDRGRDREKRRDKDDYSPNNSDNEKERNAWNLRNGDGGIESDENKKNHVKGDDSGNNLKGSKRDGEKHKDNENTSNDKREEKGDEKGQGSDGGNFTVFTKKKKNFLRYFTKT
- a CDS encoding iron-sulfur subunit of succinate dehydrogenase, putative, with translation MGKPNELRYIMGLLNKRVWNNINNKQVRFFSSDNNSTANNSINVNRYVNGKSDQAQTNELKRFSIFRYDSQNNKRPRMQTFEVDIDNCGPMVLDVLIKIKDEIDSTLSFRRSCREGICGSCAMNINGKNGLACLTEVNKNKNEITEIHPLPNLYIMKDLVADLTNFYNQYKSIDPWLKRKTKKEKGQKEFYQSIEDRKKLDGLYECIMCASCSTSCPSYWWNPEYYLGPATLMQAYRWIVDSRDEYTQERLMDINDTMKLYRCHGIMNCSVCCPKGLDPAKAIKHMKELVQENFSKDNIKVHANYIKDKMENAEKSIDKEK